The Longimicrobium sp. DNA window CGCTCGTCCGCGAGCACGTCGCCGACGATCCCGAGCGGCTGGCGGAGATCCTGGACGCGCCCGCGTTCAAGGCCGCGTTCGGCGGGCTGTGGGACGGCCACTCGCTGAAGCGCCCGCCCGCCGGCTACGCGCCCGATGCGCCGCTGATCGGCGTCATCAAGCTCAAGAGCTTCATCGTGGAGTGCGAGCGCGACGTCTCGGCCGAGACGGGCGACATCCTGCCGTGGATGCTCGAAACCTTTCGCGCCATGCATCCGTTCCTCGTCTGGCTGGGCGACGCGCTCGCCGGCTACGTCGAGCCGGTCCCCCGGCGGCGCACCTGATCTCCCCGAATCTTTGGATGATGAACCCCACCGCACCCGGAGCCGACGCGTGAACCTCGCCTCCGCGCGCGTGGGGATGGCCGCGCTGCGCGTGAACCCGCTGCGCACCGCGCTCTCCACCCTGGGCGTGGTGATCGGCGTCGCCTCGATCGTGGCGGTGCTGTCGCTGGGCGACGGGATGGAGGCGCTGATGCGCGACCAGATCGCGGGGACGACGGCGCTGCAGAACGTCTTCGTCGCGCCTGTCACCCACGACACCGTCGACGGCATCCCCGTCGCGCGCGAGCGGATCACCCTCTTCTCCAACGAGGATGTCCGCGATGTGTCGCGGCGCATCCCCGGCCTGTCCGGCGCGGCGGTGACGTACAGCGGCACGACGATGCTGGACGCGCCGCCGGGCGCCCGCCCGCGCGCGGCACGCGTGACCGCCGCCACCGCGAGCACCGCGGCGATGTTCGGGATCGAGCTCGGCGCCGGCCGCTTCTTCACCGACGCGGAGGTGGCGGCGGACGCTCCCGTCGCCGTCGTCTCTTGGAACACCGCGCAGGCGATCGCGCCCGGCGCATCGCCCAATGCCGCACTCGGGCGGACGGTGTCGCTGCGGGGGACAGCG harbors:
- a CDS encoding DUF2461 family protein, with amino-acid sequence MLIAGGVYMPPPEVVTLVREHVADDPERLAEILDAPAFKAAFGGLWDGHSLKRPPAGYAPDAPLIGVIKLKSFIVECERDVSAETGDILPWMLETFRAMHPFLVWLGDALAGYVEPVPRRRT